From the Desulfobacteraceae bacterium genome, one window contains:
- a CDS encoding DUF5320 domain-containing protein, producing the protein MPGGDRTGPMGMGPMTGRGRGYCTGAWAPAYGAGFPRGGAGPGFGRGRGWRRMAYATGQPGWARSGSYGGGLGYAAPFRQPGPETEKQALQNQAKALQGELAAIERRLAEIQNAPEAE; encoded by the coding sequence ATGCCAGGAGGAGATCGAACTGGACCAATGGGAATGGGCCCGATGACCGGCCGCGGGCGCGGCTACTGCACCGGCGCGTGGGCACCCGCTTACGGCGCCGGCTTCCCCAGAGGCGGTGCGGGACCGGGTTTCGGCCGCGGCCGCGGCTGGCGGCGCATGGCCTACGCCACCGGCCAACCCGGCTGGGCGCGCAGCGGCAGCTATGGTGGGGGGTTGGGCTACGCGGCCCCCTTCCGCCAGCCGGGTCCGGAAACCGAAAAGCAGGCGCTTCAAAACCAGGCCAAAGCCCTGCAAGGGGAGTTGGCGGCCATCGAGCGGCGTCTGGCTGAAATTCAGAACGCGCCGGAAGCGGAGTAA